The Peromyscus eremicus chromosome 2, PerEre_H2_v1, whole genome shotgun sequence genome includes the window CCCTGACAGCTCTGCCCCGAGTCAGTCAGTTCTGGTACAAGTCCGCGTACATGGAGGAGATGTTGGGCAATGTTGCCGGTGCCCGTCAAGTGTTTGAGCGCTGGATGGAATGGCGGCCTGAGGAGCAGGCCTGGCACTCCTACATCAACTTCGAGCTGAGACACAAAGAGGTGGAGCGGGCCCGAACCCTTTACGAACGCTTTGTGCTCGTGCACCCTGCTGTGAAGAACTGGGTCAAGTATGCCCGATTCGAAGAGAAGCATGCTCATTTTGCCCATGCGCGGAAAGTCTACAAGAGAGCAGTGGAGTTCTTTGGAGAGGAGCATATGGACGCACACCTGTACGCGGCCTTTGCTAAATTTGAGGAAAATCAGAAAGAATTGGAAAGGGTACGAGTTATCTACAAATATTCCCTGGATAGAATTTCAAAACAAGGGGCGCAAGAACTCTTGAAAAACTATACCATCTTTGAGAAGAAGTTTGGTGACCGTCGGGCTGTGGAAGATATCATCGTGAGCAAACGGAGATGCCAATATGAAGAAGAAGTGAAGGCTAATCCGTACAATTACGATGCCTGGTTTGATTACTTGCACCTGGAGGAAAGTGAGGCGGAGGCCGACACAGTGCGGGAAGTCTATGAGAGGGCCATTGCCAACGTGCCGCCCATCCAGGAGAAGAGGCATTGGAAGCGCTACATCTATCTCTGGATCAACTATGCGTTCTACGAAGAGCTGGAAGCCAAGGATCCTGAGAGGACAAGGCAGGTCTATCAAGCGTCTTTGGCACTAATTCCTCACAAAAAGTTCACATTTGCCAAAATGTGGTTATATTATGCCCAGTTTGAAATACGACACAAAAATCTGACACTGGCCAGAAGAGCTTTGGGGACTTCCATAGGTAAATGTCCAAAGAACAAGTTATTCAAAGGGTATATAGAACTGGAACTACAGCTTCGAGAATTTGACAGATGCCCCAAGCCTTATGAGAAGTTCTTGGAATTTGGACCTGAAAAATGTACCTCATGGATTAAGTTTGCAGAATTAGAGACAATCTCTCTATAAAACTTACTGAGGTgagctcctttgtctctctctagGGCTTGGAGAGTCCCTTAGAAACACTCAATGCTATCAGACTCAGATATGAGTTATCTGTCTCATGCCTGTCCATCAGCTTAAAAACATACTGTTCAGCTatgatttctcattttcatgTCTGGGGAGACCCTAATGCTGGATATATTCCTTTCCGCACCTTCTATGGCATTACAATTTCCCACAGGTTTCAATAAAATAGTTTTGCCTGAAAGCATGGTTGTATCCTTTATATATACTGTGTGAGTTCACTGACAATCTATTCCTTTTAGAGACAGATACTATCACTTAGCCCTGACCATTctaaaattcattatgtagacaagGACAACCTTGAACACATGGAGATCTGCTACtgtgcctgctgagtgctgggactgacaGTGTCCAGTGGACATGGCTGGCAGAAGAGCTCCTACCTAGCACATCTGGATCCctggatgttgtcctcagcacAGTGAAACAGGAATCCCTGCAAAGAATGGAAAGAAAGGTCCCAAATCAAAAGCCAATCTGGTTTCTGGGGGTTTCAATAAGAACAGAGACTGCAAGAACTGATTGGTGAAACTGCAAGAACTGATCGGTGGAAAGTGCATCAGATtgtcctgttgtctgtgggttcCAGTAATTCTCCAGCCTCAGACTTCTGAACAGCGGCTACAGTCTTCTGGGAAATACCTGGCTAAACTATTATGTCCAGAACAACTAAGATCTACACCATGTGACCCCAtctgaaaagacaaacaaaacaaaacagtcgaCAATTATTGAGTGCTGGAGAATTGtcaatggttaggagcactgactattcttcctgAGGATCTCCTTCCAATTAATAGTCACGTGGCAGATGActactgtttgtaactccagctctgctgGCTTTGAGAGGTatttatgcaggcaaaacacatataaaacaaatcaaaaataaaaataacagttttTAAAGTAAACCAGTATCAACAGAAAaaggttctgttttcttttcttttttttttttttatttgaataatCATCAataagtttcttttccttttttcctttttttttccccccagctttttgagacaggctttctctgtgcaacagtcctggctgtcctggaactcactcagtagaccacgctggccttgaactcactgagattctcctgcctcttcctcccaatgctaggattaaaggtgtgcaccaccaccatcaggcaaagatttttatttattgtgcatacagtattctgcctgcatgtatgcctgcatgccagaagagggcaccagatcttattacaggtgattgtgagccaccatgtgggtgctgggaattgaacttgtcctctggaagagcagctactgttcttaacctctgagccatctctccagcccaagttatTTTTTCAGTTTAGTCAAGAACATAATTATCTAAAATTTTCAATATGGCAATTATCAAAACCACTTGAAGACCATTCATGAACCCTGATTGCACTCAACTCTTAGTCCTCCCATGGATACCCCTCCCACATGTCCTGCTCCCCCAAATGTACATTTTGCATTGTCCATATATTCACTGTGGTTTGGTCAAATTCCTACTGGCCAGTCCCCTCAGGGAGGGTGAGTCTTTCTCTACCTGCATCAACACTAGAAACCATGAACCGAGGAGACACTGCCCTAGCCAGTTCTCACCCACCATTGCCACCATCTGCACTGCAGTGCTGTGGGCAGGCAAGCCATTGGGCCAGCTTGGTGGCACCCATGCTGTCACCTGTTTCACACTGTCACTGTGCTGTGCGCTGGCAAGCTGTGGAGACAGTTCTCCCATGATGTGCAGGGCCAGCTCATTGCATTCACAGCGTTTTCAGCATCACTGTGGATTGgtgactgggggaggggcagcctcCAGTCACCACCggggtatgcaaaaaaaaaaaaaaatccacaaaggtggcgagggctagactttttctatctgatggaaaaataaaaagcacactctttctgatggtaactttctcctTTTACTTCCTCTaaaaaaccctgtctgaaaatctTTCTTGCTCCGCACAGCTACATCTCTTTACATACAGCTCTATATctctctttacatacatacatctctCTCCAGTACACCCATATATACAGTTACATCTCTTTTTTATATAGCTCTGTATCTCTCTTCTATACATATTTCTTCTCTCAACTCTGTTACATTCCTTCATACATTActgcatcattcattcattctctcaccTTATTCTCATGCTTCTTATTCTGTTATCCCTCATACTTTTctcacatttcttcttcttcatctcttacACTTCTCTCACATTTCTGCTTCTTCATCCTCACATTTTTCTCTCTACCCATCCAGCTACATCCCTTACTCAGcacacactcctacacacactcacacactcatgccAGCTCTTTTTCACATCTGCTCTGCATGGCTCTGCCCAGCTTCCCCCCAAAGACATACTCTTCACAAATAtgacttacattttcagggtcacaAGCCATTTCTTGAATAAACAATCAGAGACAGAGCCAAAGTGATACACGTAAGGAATCCCACGGCTTCTCTTAGGCTAGGGAGGTCAcattgactggccagtgagtaacGCTTGGCCAAGCATGTAGCCTGAGTGGTTAGTGTTCTCAGATAGGAAATGCCATTGAAATTCAGAACTAGCAGTAAAAaattagttggctgaaccttgagcctaGGAGTATGTGCAGTCAATTACTGTAGGGGGTTGTGTCTCAATGTAAACAGCCTGACCTTGATGTAGCAATAAACACCTGGGAACATGTCTTGTGTATTTTCTGCAGGGGCAGCTTAGCccttttgaatttgttctgaagtctaaaattagctgaCTTTGAGACTgggaatactgttactttcctgtgtcagttaagaaaaatattctgatattatttctattcatcagaattatacagcttaaacagaaatcatcttcttGACTGTCCACAGCTATAACTGTACCCaaagatggaatattttcttgaGATAAATTCACAAGCAGCGGGAAAACATCCATAGCAGTTTTAGGAAAGAAATGTAGTGGCACCTGGAAAAAATTACAGACAGACACATCCAGTCATTAACAGTCAGTAACTCCACTGCCTTGCCAGGTAGGGCTCCCCATCAGATGGGTCTGGTGGGTTGACGTGTTAAATATTAGTTGTCACCTGCCGTATACTCCCATGGCTCTCAGCAATTGTGGGGCTGGCACCAAGGGGGGCAGTTCTCCTGTGGCCAAGCCATTGCTAGTGCCTCCATATGCTGATAGGCAAGGGGAAAGGGCCAGATCTCCTGAAGATGTCTAGGCCAGTTCTCCCTCAAATATGGGGCAGCTCTCCTGTACCTAAGACTTTGTTGACACTGCTGTTTTGCTGCCACCAAGAGGTGGAGACAGCTCTCCTGTGAGGGACTGGCTTGTGCTCTCTCCCCAACACCACCATCAGTGTCCCACATGCATTGGCAGCATGGTGCAGGTCAGCTCTCCCAGAAATGTGGATATTAACATGACTTGAGGTGGCCGCCCAGATCACATGGGGTTTGATAATAACACAGGGCCGTAGACATCAACTCAGCCCCTGGCAGTATCAATACTATTGACCCACTTATGGCCCTCAGTGGCTGCATGGGCCACAAGCCTTTACATGGGCTCACTTCAACTTGGTGCCCTGTGGCATCTAAGCCTGAGCACATCACCTAGGAATCATTCAATGGCACAGACTGTATCCATTCATGTGAGTTTAAGGCTTTATCATCATCTAGGGCAGAAGCATGGAACACCAATATTAACAGGGCCTCTCAGGCCATGGTGGTCCTTCAAGGGAGTACAATCCAGAAACTGAAACTTTCCTCATCGCCAGCCTCTGTTATTGCCAGAGCAGGGACTTTCTGTGAAGGCAGCAGGTTTGGAGGTGTTCTCTGTATCTACATAAGCTCTAGGCCATTGTATTCCATCCCACTGACCCTACCGGCAATGACAGCATGTTGATCTTAACCCTCTCTCTTACTGGTCCCTGCCATCAAGGCTCCAGTTCTACCTCTTTCCATAGCATGTGTACTGCTCCATTTTGCTATCTtacccacctctccatcacatatttgttctattttaattaaaaattgcatttatttacatcctgaccacaattacccttccctcctctcctcccattccctccccccttccctccacccctcaaatccactcctcctctgaccAGGCCTCCAATGgctatcaacaaagcatggaatatcaagttgaggtaggactgtAGCAtcaatcttaaaaggtcttactaataaaatcaaacccagagtcaggtattggggtgaatactggaagatcagagagagagaatacaaacaacagctgacctcacctcaccaacttctcagctgatcctgtatcCTTGAAGTGGGAGCCTCTAAATTCTCacccgaatgaatctcagctgaacttctgctgaaagcctaaaagcttaaccaggctctagttcctggtcctcatgccttacatacctttctgctttctgccatcactacctgggattaaaggcgtatgtcaccatgcctgtctgtttccagtgtggctttgaactcagagatctggatggatctttgcctttggaatgctaggttaaaggtgtgtgtgtgccaccattttctggcatctatatctagtggctgttctgttcttttaccCTAGATTAGTTTATTAGAGTTCACGATATATTGGGTAACACAATACCACCAGTAGGACTGAGCTGCTCCCCTTATATTAAAcctgggcaaggcaacctagtatgaaGAACAGGTTCCTAAAGGCCAGACAGAGCATTAGGGCCATCCCCTGCTTCCACTTGTAGGAGTCCCCCAAGgtgaccaagctacacaactgtgacaCATATGTAGAGGGGCTAGGGTGGTCCCATATTGGGGGCGGTGTGGATGGATGGGGAGAGGGCTGAAAGAAATGACTGGAAAGAGGGAGCATTTCAGATTcgggtagaaacctggtgcaggggacactcccaggaatctacaaagatggCCCCAGACAAGACTCTTAGCAAAGGTAGATAGATGCACGGCGTGAAATGGCCATCTCCTTTATTTAGTAATTTAGCACagggcttttgttgttttttttctttttaattagtatattttatttactagtgtgtgtgtgtgtgtgtgtgtgtgtgtgtgtgtgtgtgtgtgagagagagagagagagagagaga containing:
- the LOC131904919 gene encoding crooked neck-like protein 1, coding for MASSTAPGKQRIPKVAKVKNKAPAEVQLTAEQLLREAKERELELLPPPPQQRITDEEELNDYKLGKRKTFEDNIRKNRTVISNWIKYAQWEESVKEIQRARSIYERALDVDYRNVTLWLKYAEMEMKNRQVNHARNIWDGALTALPRVSQFWYKSAYMEEMLGNVAGARQVFERWMEWRPEEQAWHSYINFELRHKEVERARTLYERFVLVHPAVKNWVKYARFEEKHAHFAHARKVYKRAVEFFGEEHMDAHLYAAFAKFEENQKELERVRVIYKYSLDRISKQGAQELLKNYTIFEKKFGDRRAVEDIIVSKRRCQYEEEVKANPYNYDAWFDYLHLEESEAEADTVREVYERAIANVPPIQEKRHWKRYIYLWINYAFYEELEAKDPERTRQVYQASLALIPHKKFTFAKMWLYYAQFEIRHKNLTLARRALGTSIGKCPKNKLFKGYIELELQLREFDRCPKPYEKFLEFGPEKCTSWIKFAELETISL